In Amyelois transitella isolate CPQ chromosome 28, ilAmyTran1.1, whole genome shotgun sequence, the following are encoded in one genomic region:
- the LOC106133736 gene encoding UPF0547 protein C16orf87 homolog isoform X1 encodes MGKNKMIAKSCPKCEMQKSSFQVAVASKSCKCGHTFFAARRGADSLPAVEDIRRRTGRVRRSQPQFYDAQHYQKQIKRRSPKKRGLDEDYKGNKDKSESVSFISATARARRRRALRRAQRPPVTTNERAARDPTPQLKPSQLARCRLILQEINRKMRAVTWQPPTDL; translated from the exons AAGTCTTCATTTCAGGTCGCTGTAGCCTCGAAATCCTGCAAGTGTGGTCACACATTCTTTGCGGCCAGACGCGGGGCGGACAGCCTGCCGGCCGTCGAGGACATCCGACGTCGCACCGGCCGCGTCAGAAGATCTCAACCTCAGTTTTATGATGCTCAACATTACCAGAAGCAGATAAAACGAAGA TCACCAAAGAAAAGAGGACTGGATGAGGACTACAaaggcaataaagataaaagtGAAAGTG TTTCTTTCATTTCAGCAACAGCTCGAGCCCGTCGCCGCCGTGCCCTACGCAGGGCTCAACGGCCCCCGGTCACGACCAACGAGCGAGCCGCCAGAGACCCCACGCCGCAACTCAAACCTTCACAACTAGCTCGCTGCAGGCTTATACTGCAAGaaatcaatagaaaaatgCGAGCTGTTACGTGGCAGCCGCCGACGGATCTCTAG
- the LOC106133736 gene encoding UPF0547 protein C16orf87 isoform X3, giving the protein MGKNKMIAKSCPKCEMQKSSFQVAVASKSCKCGHTFFAARRGADSLPAVEDIRRRTGRVRRSQPQFYDAQHYQKQIKRRSPKKRGLDEDYKGNKDKSESATARARRRRALRRAQRPPVTTNERAARDPTPQLKPSQLARCRLILQEINRKMRAVTWQPPTDL; this is encoded by the exons AAGTCTTCATTTCAGGTCGCTGTAGCCTCGAAATCCTGCAAGTGTGGTCACACATTCTTTGCGGCCAGACGCGGGGCGGACAGCCTGCCGGCCGTCGAGGACATCCGACGTCGCACCGGCCGCGTCAGAAGATCTCAACCTCAGTTTTATGATGCTCAACATTACCAGAAGCAGATAAAACGAAGA TCACCAAAGAAAAGAGGACTGGATGAGGACTACAaaggcaataaagataaaagtGAAAGTG CAACAGCTCGAGCCCGTCGCCGCCGTGCCCTACGCAGGGCTCAACGGCCCCCGGTCACGACCAACGAGCGAGCCGCCAGAGACCCCACGCCGCAACTCAAACCTTCACAACTAGCTCGCTGCAGGCTTATACTGCAAGaaatcaatagaaaaatgCGAGCTGTTACGTGGCAGCCGCCGACGGATCTCTAG
- the LOC106133736 gene encoding UPF0547 protein C16orf87 homolog isoform X2, which produces MGKNKMIAKSCPKCEMQSSFQVAVASKSCKCGHTFFAARRGADSLPAVEDIRRRTGRVRRSQPQFYDAQHYQKQIKRRSPKKRGLDEDYKGNKDKSESVSFISATARARRRRALRRAQRPPVTTNERAARDPTPQLKPSQLARCRLILQEINRKMRAVTWQPPTDL; this is translated from the exons TCTTCATTTCAGGTCGCTGTAGCCTCGAAATCCTGCAAGTGTGGTCACACATTCTTTGCGGCCAGACGCGGGGCGGACAGCCTGCCGGCCGTCGAGGACATCCGACGTCGCACCGGCCGCGTCAGAAGATCTCAACCTCAGTTTTATGATGCTCAACATTACCAGAAGCAGATAAAACGAAGA TCACCAAAGAAAAGAGGACTGGATGAGGACTACAaaggcaataaagataaaagtGAAAGTG TTTCTTTCATTTCAGCAACAGCTCGAGCCCGTCGCCGCCGTGCCCTACGCAGGGCTCAACGGCCCCCGGTCACGACCAACGAGCGAGCCGCCAGAGACCCCACGCCGCAACTCAAACCTTCACAACTAGCTCGCTGCAGGCTTATACTGCAAGaaatcaatagaaaaatgCGAGCTGTTACGTGGCAGCCGCCGACGGATCTCTAG
- the LOC106133736 gene encoding UPF0547 protein C16orf87 homolog isoform X4, translating to MGKNKMIAKSCPKCEMQVAVASKSCKCGHTFFAARRGADSLPAVEDIRRRTGRVRRSQPQFYDAQHYQKQIKRRSPKKRGLDEDYKGNKDKSESVSFISATARARRRRALRRAQRPPVTTNERAARDPTPQLKPSQLARCRLILQEINRKMRAVTWQPPTDL from the exons GTCGCTGTAGCCTCGAAATCCTGCAAGTGTGGTCACACATTCTTTGCGGCCAGACGCGGGGCGGACAGCCTGCCGGCCGTCGAGGACATCCGACGTCGCACCGGCCGCGTCAGAAGATCTCAACCTCAGTTTTATGATGCTCAACATTACCAGAAGCAGATAAAACGAAGA TCACCAAAGAAAAGAGGACTGGATGAGGACTACAaaggcaataaagataaaagtGAAAGTG TTTCTTTCATTTCAGCAACAGCTCGAGCCCGTCGCCGCCGTGCCCTACGCAGGGCTCAACGGCCCCCGGTCACGACCAACGAGCGAGCCGCCAGAGACCCCACGCCGCAACTCAAACCTTCACAACTAGCTCGCTGCAGGCTTATACTGCAAGaaatcaatagaaaaatgCGAGCTGTTACGTGGCAGCCGCCGACGGATCTCTAG